A single genomic interval of Rhododendron vialii isolate Sample 1 chromosome 3a, ASM3025357v1 harbors:
- the LOC131319516 gene encoding uncharacterized protein LOC131319516 translates to MSMKRDFVGSSSSSWKRTRFDFNDSEVYLLYDIYRGPVRYVMYKLDTSAIGNDDNKGNLTTVFELPSEKYPRSMGSFALGSRIYLLGGEVGFNGEVGITAKGGRNTRRISEKVYFFDTAAAISSSSPLSVAPHMEGGKRSPLAIHVDGMIYVISALPSLYTFYSEEEPLFEVFDPQGNEGEGEWSSLPRPPFYRRSSNHGSTEINGAGMIVSHAVVGQRIFFFTTKKEQVDVFDVYNRQWTPLKVRNGFRLPFKGAVMPIFDSAWAAISTSVHRRSPISTFNLTADFGLVGREVEGLETIRRTPKPPLAYGIYYHVLDMGNGWVCLLKFGNDKEGFANGKAYVFATVFHLVKKRMDKVSFDESKYWPEGQRLLPLPPPPPGVQKRDHNKVIGEIQVFGAEELRSSLFAPGLENYNTSYAAVGCFVMKKQSTPS, encoded by the exons ATGTCAATGAAGAGGGATTTTGTGGGTTCTTCGTCATCATCATGGAAAAGAACAAGGTTTGATTTCAACGATTCTGAGGTATATCTGCTTTACGATATCTATCGTGGTCCTGTTAGGTATGTGATGTACAAGCTTGATACTAGTGCTATCGGTAATGATGATAATAAGGGAAATTTGACTACTGTATTCGAACTGCCTAGTGAGAAATATCCCCGCAGTATGGGCTCCTTTGCCCTGGGCTCTAGGATCTATCTGCTTGGGGGTGAAGTTGGATTTAACGGTGAAGTTGGTATTACTGCCAAGGGAGGCAGAAATACTCGACGCATCTCCGAAAAAGTGTATTTCTTTGATACTGCTGCTGCCATTTCCTCCTCTTCACCTTTATCAGTGGCACCTCATATGGAAGGTGGTAAGAGGTCACCGCTGGCCATTCATGTGGATGGGATGATATACGTCATTTCAGCTCTGCCTAGTCTCTATACTTTCTACAGTGAGGAGGAGCCATTATTCGAGGTTTTCGACCCACAGGGTAATGAGGGTGAGGGAGAGTGGTCTTCCTTGCCCAGACCTCCTTTCTATCGCCGCTCTAGTAACCACGGGAGCACTGAGATTAACGGTGCAGGCATGATTGTCTCGCATGCTGTTGTTGGCCAAAGGATTTTTTTCTTCACCACCAAAAAGGAGCAAGTGGACGTTTTTGATGTCTACAACCGCCAATGGACGCCTTTGAAGGTCCGCAACGGGTTCCGTTTGCCCTTTAAGGGGGCAGTCATGCCGATATTTGACTCTGCGTGGGCTGCCATTAGTACTTCTGTCCACCGTAGGTCCCCCATTAGTACTTTCAATCTCACGGCAGATTTTGGATTGGTAGGGAGAGAGGTTGAAGGCCTCGAGACTATCCGTCGTACTCCCAAGCCACCTCTAGCCTATGGCATTTATTACCATGTCCTTGACATGGGGAATGGCTGGGTTTGTCTTCTCAAATTTGGCAACGACAAGGAGGGCTTCGCCAATGGGAAGGCATACGTTTTTGCTACCGTCTTTCATCTTGTCAAAAAGCGCATGGATAAGGTCTCTTTTGACGAATCGAAGTATTGGCCGGAGGGTCAAAGATTGTTGCCCTTGCCCCCACCTCCACCAGGTGTCCAAAAGCGTGATCACAACAAGGTTATTGGAGAGATTCAAGTATTTGGTGCTGAAGAACTCCGCAGCTCTTTGTTTGCCCCTGGGCTCGAAAACTACAATACAAGTTACGCCGCAGTTGGTTGCTTCGTTAT GAAAAAACAATCTACTCCCTCTTAA
- the LOC131319146 gene encoding uncharacterized protein LOC131319146, whose product MEGGKRSPRAIHVNGMVYVISDIPSFYTCYSEEEPLFEVFDPLGNEGEGKWSSLPRPPFYCRSSNHGSHEINGAGRIVSHAVVGHKILFFTTKQDPVNVFDVFYRRWMSLKVYNGRNTNRLPFRGAAMPIFDSAWAAIGTSLGCMSPISTFNLTADFGLVGRDVEGLENRYTHKPPLAYGIYYRLLDMGNGWFCLLKFGNDEEGFIFVKGKAYVSATIFHLVKKRTDKVSFGESKYWLGQRLLPLLPPGVRMHDYSEVIGEIQVFGAEGLRNSLFAPGVENYNTTYATFGCFVMTKQSTPL is encoded by the coding sequence ATGGAAGGTGGGAAGAGGTCACCGCGGGCAATTCACGTGAATGGGATGGTATACGTCATTTCAGATATtcctagtttctatacttgctACAGTGAGGAGGAGCCATTATTCGAGGTTTTCGACCCACTGGGTAATGAGGGTGAGGGAAAGTGGTCTTCCTTGCCCAGACCTCCTTTCTATTGCCGCTCTAGTAACCATGGGAGCCATGAGATTAACGGTGCAGGCAGGATTGTCTCGCATGCTGTTGTTGGCCATAAGATTCTTTTCTTCACCACCAAACAGGACCCAGTGAACGTTTTTGATGTCTTCTACCGCCGATGGATGTCTTTGAAGGTCTACAACGGGCGTAATACCAACCGTTTGCCCTTTAGGGGGGCAGCCATGCCGATATTTGACTCTGCGTGGGCTGCCATTGGTACTTCTCTCGGCTGTATGTCCCCCATTAGTACTTTCAATCTCACGGCAGATTTTGGATTGGTAGGGAGAGATGTCGAAGGCCTCGAGAACCGTTATACTCACAAGCCACCTCTAGCCTATGGCATTTATTACCGTCTCCTTGACATGGGGAATGGTTGGTTTTGTCTTCTCAAATTTGGCAACGACGAGGAGGGCTTCATCTTCGTCAAAGGGAAGGCATATGTTTCTGCTACCATCTTTCACCTTGTCAAAAAGCGCACGGATAAGGTCTCTTTTGGCGAATCAAAATATTGGCTGGGTCAAAGATTGTTGCCCTTGCTCCCACCGGGTGTCCGAATGCATGATTACAGCGAGGTTATTGGAGAGATTCAAGTATTTGGTGCTGAAGGACTCCGCAACTCTTTGTTTGCCCCTGGGGTCGAAAACTACAATACAACTTATGCCACATTTGGTTGCTTCGTTAT